In bacterium, one genomic interval encodes:
- a CDS encoding TIGR00282 family metallophosphoesterase — protein sequence MSLFTIMFIADICGRPGRQAAAHMIKPLKEKYGVNYCIANVENAAGGFGVTPEMSRKMFSYGIDLQTSGNHIWDRVDIIEYFETQSPKLIRPANYPPGTPGTGSYLDTVGEIKIGVLNLMGRTYMAPLDDPFRTAKREVGHLSSETNIIFIDFHAEATSEKQALCHFLDGRISALVGTHTHVQTADEQITPRGTAYLTDAGMTGPHDSIIGMEKGPSLGRFLTGMPKRFSTASGDVRISGVVIKVDPESGRAEDIERFCLPFDINNAQQDVFNEAE from the coding sequence ATGTCTCTGTTCACCATCATGTTCATCGCCGATATCTGTGGCCGTCCAGGCCGTCAGGCGGCAGCCCACATGATCAAACCACTCAAAGAAAAATATGGCGTCAACTATTGTATCGCCAATGTCGAAAACGCCGCCGGAGGATTCGGAGTGACGCCCGAAATGTCGCGCAAAATGTTCTCCTACGGCATCGACCTCCAGACCTCTGGCAATCATATCTGGGATCGGGTCGACATTATCGAATATTTCGAGACGCAATCCCCGAAACTGATCCGTCCGGCGAACTATCCGCCCGGCACCCCCGGAACCGGGTCGTATCTCGACACGGTGGGGGAGATCAAGATCGGCGTCCTCAATCTGATGGGGCGGACCTATATGGCGCCGCTGGATGATCCCTTCCGGACCGCCAAGCGGGAAGTGGGACATCTGTCGAGCGAAACGAATATCATCTTTATCGATTTCCATGCGGAGGCGACCTCGGAAAAGCAGGCGCTCTGCCATTTCCTGGATGGCCGCATCTCCGCTCTTGTCGGGACCCATACGCATGTGCAGACCGCCGATGAGCAGATCACTCCGCGCGGGACTGCCTATCTGACCGATGCCGGGATGACCGGGCCGCATGATTCGATCATTGGGATGGAGAAGGGACCCTCGCTGGGGAGATTCCTGACCGGGATGCCGAAGCGGTTTTCGACTGCCTCGGGGGATGTCCGGATATCGGGGGTGGTGATCAAGGTGGATCCGGAGTCAGGGCGGGCGGAGGATATCGAGCGGTTCTGTTTGCCGTTTGATATTAATAACGCGCAGCAGGATGTGTTTAACGAGGCGGAGTAG
- a CDS encoding SpoIIE family protein phosphatase: MFRRPVKEIDAEFLAEEKYLDSIRRVVKESCAAAGMARKDTAAVLLAIEEGATNIIRHAYLYERGVLRLRVVIYQKLMAFSLIDTGRSFQPQGSGKIDLERLVESGRKGGLGFYMIQKIMDSVEYISSAEYNELRMFKRISPPARIGSSPLLSRMTTLRAKFSFWTFFIVFLIVGTAFYFINDRSTREVYQHLDGTVSALGKTISQQAAGYIINNRSDVEFDELLVSYVESNEMLEQVVLVDIGDVIVAHSDDIRNIRKQYEFPDHINREVLGSPQRFTMRRESMNYLILPIQSGERVLGKVLITYSSGPVYQMLEDARWKIIWLTGALLLIGIVGIYLLSNYFVTPILKITERVRRFSQGDLETELPLEGADEFFEISRALNDMTTRLSRDRKNIIERERMAKEIEVASQIQKTLLPREIPTMPGLEVGIFYRAASVVGGDLYDIFPVGEDQYCLVVADVSGKGVPASLVMSMLRTVIRIYAERNRSARETLLMVNEYLVRNMPAGMFITVQLVIYQATQRQLQIVSAGHNPMLFFEASRGQAGRINPSGMPVGVDATLKRTFADSLEERVIELRPNDVFFLFTDGLSEATDRTRKQYGMDRLSEYFQQWQLAHARDKVADFARSIVDEIDNFSGLTKQSDDITFIVCRVQGESESTAIPTETVHSVTDPAPDANSAG; encoded by the coding sequence ATGTTCCGCCGACCAGTCAAAGAGATCGACGCAGAATTTCTCGCTGAAGAGAAGTATCTCGATTCCATTCGTCGAGTCGTCAAGGAGAGTTGTGCGGCGGCCGGGATGGCACGGAAAGATACCGCCGCGGTGCTCCTGGCGATCGAAGAGGGGGCAACCAATATCATCCGGCATGCCTACCTGTACGAACGGGGGGTGCTGCGCCTTCGAGTGGTCATCTATCAGAAGTTAATGGCGTTTTCGCTGATCGATACCGGGCGGTCATTCCAGCCGCAGGGGAGCGGGAAGATCGATCTGGAGCGACTGGTAGAATCGGGCCGCAAAGGGGGACTCGGCTTCTACATGATCCAGAAGATCATGGATTCGGTCGAGTATATCTCCTCGGCCGAATACAACGAACTTCGGATGTTCAAGCGGATCTCGCCGCCGGCCCGCATTGGGTCGTCGCCGCTCCTTAGTCGGATGACGACTTTGCGAGCCAAGTTCTCCTTCTGGACTTTCTTTATTGTATTCCTGATAGTCGGTACGGCGTTCTATTTCATCAATGACCGGTCCACCCGCGAGGTCTACCAGCATCTGGACGGAACTGTCAGTGCGCTTGGGAAGACCATTTCCCAACAGGCGGCAGGGTATATCATCAATAATCGAAGCGACGTTGAGTTCGATGAATTACTGGTTTCATACGTAGAATCGAACGAGATGCTCGAGCAAGTGGTGTTGGTGGACATCGGTGATGTGATCGTCGCTCACTCGGATGATATTCGCAATATCCGCAAACAGTATGAATTTCCCGACCATATAAACCGTGAGGTTTTGGGGAGCCCCCAGCGCTTCACCATGCGGCGCGAATCGATGAACTATCTGATCCTGCCGATCCAGTCGGGAGAGCGGGTCCTGGGCAAGGTCCTGATCACGTATTCATCGGGACCGGTCTATCAGATGCTTGAAGATGCCCGGTGGAAGATCATCTGGCTGACGGGCGCACTCCTGTTGATCGGGATTGTCGGGATCTACCTGCTGTCGAACTACTTTGTCACACCCATTCTCAAGATCACCGAGCGAGTCCGTCGCTTCTCCCAGGGGGATCTCGAAACCGAGCTCCCGCTCGAAGGAGCCGATGAGTTTTTCGAGATTTCGCGGGCATTGAATGATATGACGACGCGGCTCAGCCGCGACCGGAAGAATATCATCGAGCGTGAGCGGATGGCGAAAGAGATCGAGGTAGCCTCGCAGATCCAGAAGACCCTGCTTCCGCGTGAGATCCCGACCATGCCCGGCCTGGAGGTCGGCATTTTCTACCGTGCCGCCTCGGTTGTCGGTGGAGACCTGTACGACATCTTTCCCGTTGGCGAGGATCAGTATTGTCTGGTGGTGGCGGATGTGTCGGGGAAGGGAGTTCCAGCGTCGCTGGTGATGTCCATGCTCCGGACGGTGATCCGGATCTATGCCGAGCGGAATCGGTCGGCGCGCGAGACCCTGCTAATGGTGAACGAGTATCTGGTACGAAATATGCCGGCGGGGATGTTCATTACTGTCCAGTTAGTGATCTACCAGGCGACTCAGCGCCAGTTACAGATTGTATCAGCGGGGCATAATCCGATGCTCTTTTTTGAGGCTTCGCGCGGTCAGGCGGGGAGAATCAATCCATCCGGTATGCCGGTCGGGGTCGATGCGACCCTCAAGCGGACATTCGCCGATTCGCTGGAAGAGCGGGTGATAGAGCTCAGGCCGAACGATGTCTTTTTCCTGTTCACAGACGGGCTGAGTGAGGCAACAGACAGGACGCGCAAGCAGTACGGGATGGACCGGCTGAGCGAATATTTCCAACAGTGGCAACTCGCGCATGCCAGGGATAAAGTGGCCGACTTTGCCCGGTCGATAGTTGACGAGATCGACAATTTCTCGGGCCTGACCAAGCAAAGCGACGATATCACCTTTATCGTCTGTCGTGTGCAGGGGGAGAGTGAATCGACTGCAATCCCAACGGAGACAGTGCATAGCGTGACTGATCCGGCTCCCGACGCGAATTCCGCCGGTTAA
- a CDS encoding STAS domain-containing protein, which yields MENISISLSESGQDRSVSEIRVDGVIDTLTAGELEEVIDSLLKRGRYKIVFDLAGVDYISSAGWGIFISHIKEVRGRGGDIKLANMIPNVYEIYQLLEFDNVLQAFESIDDARSRFDTSPADGGLKKKDRQVTHLTVIDELASGREQYGSTATLVDDPRVAVVPESPETRVLLAVKNDPFATISELKREVNRRPGTEILGWWRIFAILRSNGLLSRRARFQFVRRHY from the coding sequence ATGGAAAATATCAGCATATCATTATCAGAGTCAGGACAGGATCGCTCCGTATCCGAAATACGGGTCGATGGTGTCATTGATACGTTGACGGCCGGTGAGCTGGAAGAAGTGATCGATTCACTTCTCAAGCGCGGCCGGTACAAGATCGTCTTTGATCTGGCAGGGGTGGATTACATTTCGTCGGCTGGCTGGGGGATCTTCATTTCCCATATCAAAGAGGTACGGGGGAGAGGCGGGGATATCAAGCTGGCCAACATGATCCCGAATGTCTACGAGATCTACCAACTGCTTGAATTTGACAATGTCCTGCAGGCGTTCGAGTCGATAGACGACGCCCGCTCACGGTTCGATACTTCTCCCGCTGATGGCGGGCTAAAAAAAAAAGACCGGCAAGTAACCCACCTGACGGTCATTGACGAGTTGGCTTCCGGCCGCGAACAGTACGGCTCGACGGCGACTCTGGTAGATGATCCACGGGTCGCGGTGGTTCCGGAAAGTCCGGAGACCAGGGTTCTTCTGGCGGTTAAAAACGATCCCTTTGCCACAATTTCCGAGCTGAAGCGAGAGGTAAACCGACGTCCGGGGACGGAAATCCTCGGCTGGTGGCGGATTTTCGCGATTCTCCGTTCAAATGGTCTGCTCTCACGGCGCGCGAGATTTCAGTTTGTGCGCCGGCATTACTAG
- the folD gene encoding bifunctional methylenetetrahydrofolate dehydrogenase/methenyltetrahydrofolate cyclohydrolase FolD yields the protein MTAQIIDGKIVASAIKESLKPRIAALKEKGIVPGLAAVLVGDDPASATYVGSKAKACEELGMYSEVIRQPKELMPEALESIIHGLNANKKIHGILVQSPLPKHFDEEAMTLLIDPAKDVDGFHPQNVGLMLIGRPGLLPCTPHGIIKLLEHYRIDPDGKEVVVVGRSNIVGKPIAAMLLQKGKMANATVTVAHSRSKNLAEITKRADILIAAIGRPKMITGEMVKDGVVVIDVGINRIDNPAAKKGYSLVGDVDFDQCMTKASFITPVPGGVGLMTIAMLMTNTVTAAERIAGF from the coding sequence ATGACGGCGCAGATCATTGATGGGAAGATAGTCGCCTCGGCGATCAAGGAATCACTCAAGCCGAGAATCGCGGCGCTTAAGGAAAAGGGGATAGTCCCTGGGTTGGCGGCGGTGTTGGTCGGTGATGACCCGGCGTCGGCAACCTATGTTGGCTCCAAAGCGAAAGCGTGCGAAGAACTGGGGATGTACTCCGAAGTGATCCGTCAGCCGAAAGAGCTGATGCCCGAAGCGCTCGAGTCGATCATCCACGGATTGAACGCGAATAAAAAGATCCATGGCATCTTGGTACAGTCGCCACTGCCGAAGCATTTCGATGAAGAGGCGATGACGCTGTTGATTGATCCGGCGAAGGATGTGGATGGGTTCCATCCGCAGAATGTCGGCCTGATGTTAATCGGTCGCCCGGGATTGTTGCCGTGCACGCCGCACGGGATAATTAAATTGCTCGAGCATTACCGGATCGACCCGGATGGGAAAGAGGTCGTGGTGGTGGGGCGGTCGAATATCGTCGGGAAACCGATCGCGGCGATGCTACTGCAAAAGGGGAAGATGGCCAACGCGACCGTAACCGTGGCGCACTCCCGCTCGAAGAATCTGGCTGAGATCACGAAGCGCGCGGATATTTTGATCGCGGCTATCGGCCGTCCAAAGATGATCACCGGGGAGATGGTGAAGGATGGGGTGGTGGTGATCGATGTCGGAATCAACCGGATAGACAATCCGGCGGCCAAAAAGGGGTACTCGCTGGTCGGGGATGTTGATTTTGATCAGTGCATGACGAAAGCATCGTTTATCACGCCGGTTCCGGGTGGGGTCGGGTTGATGACAATCGCAATGTTGATGACCAATACGGTGACGGCGGCCGAGCGAATTGCCGGTTTCTGA
- a CDS encoding 4Fe-4S binding protein yields MSTRFIRYARYGLMTLILGLVTWLALGNGSRSFEAYCPFGGAESLWGLFTDGSFSCALGPLNLSLMVAIIALAIISKKSFCGWGCPIGFLGELGGKLGKLVWKRRPKVNPKVNGYAKLLRYLVLAVSLFFTYKLGELVLRGFDPFYLIFSGMGHGSLGAISVAVLVVLGIGALLIPMFFCRYLCPLTAVFDPFGRIGIIKLVRNESTCTSCGKCSTACPHDIPVHILPVVRHRDCTNCLECMVDCPEKNVLELQAKM; encoded by the coding sequence ATGTCGACACGATTCATTCGTTATGCTCGCTATGGACTGATGACCCTGATCCTCGGGCTGGTGACCTGGCTCGCGCTGGGAAATGGCTCGCGGTCGTTCGAAGCGTACTGTCCGTTTGGCGGGGCAGAGTCGCTCTGGGGGCTGTTTACCGATGGCTCTTTCAGTTGTGCGCTGGGGCCGCTCAATTTGTCGCTGATGGTGGCGATCATCGCGCTGGCGATCATCTCCAAAAAGAGTTTCTGCGGCTGGGGATGCCCGATCGGCTTTCTGGGGGAGCTTGGCGGCAAGCTGGGTAAGCTGGTCTGGAAACGCCGCCCGAAAGTGAATCCTAAAGTGAACGGCTATGCCAAGCTGCTTCGCTATTTGGTGCTCGCGGTTTCGCTCTTTTTCACCTACAAGCTGGGTGAACTGGTCCTTCGCGGATTTGATCCGTTCTATCTGATCTTTTCGGGAATGGGGCATGGCAGTTTGGGCGCTATTTCCGTGGCGGTGCTGGTTGTCCTGGGTATCGGGGCACTATTGATCCCGATGTTTTTTTGTCGGTATCTCTGTCCGCTTACGGCAGTTTTCGACCCGTTTGGGCGGATCGGGATCATCAAACTGGTGCGAAATGAGTCGACCTGCACCTCGTGCGGCAAATGCAGTACGGCCTGTCCGCATGATATCCCGGTCCACATACTGCCGGTAGTGAGACATCGAGACTGCACCAACTGCCTTGAATGCATGGTGGACTGCCCCGAAAAAAACGTGCTTGAACTTCAGGCGAAAATGTAG
- a CDS encoding VOC family protein, whose product MSKETLTVDPRAVIGHVHLKVADLDRAIKFYTDTLGFEVVARMGNAAAFLSAGGYHHHIGLNVWESKNGSPPPRGSTGLYHFAILLPSRQALATTLLRVLESGWAIDGAADHGVSEAIYFRDPDNNGIEIYCDRPRDQWPRNEDGSYAMVNAVLDIDALLAEAN is encoded by the coding sequence ATGAGCAAAGAGACTTTAACTGTCGATCCTCGTGCGGTTATCGGCCATGTGCATCTTAAGGTAGCCGATCTGGACAGAGCCATCAAATTCTACACTGACACGCTTGGTTTCGAGGTCGTGGCCCGTATGGGGAACGCCGCTGCATTCCTCTCGGCGGGAGGGTATCATCACCATATCGGGCTCAATGTCTGGGAATCGAAGAATGGCTCGCCGCCACCGCGCGGCTCGACCGGGCTTTACCATTTTGCGATTCTGCTGCCCTCACGTCAGGCATTGGCGACTACTCTTCTGCGCGTACTGGAGTCGGGATGGGCGATCGATGGTGCCGCCGACCATGGCGTAAGTGAAGCGATCTATTTCCGCGATCCGGACAACAACGGGATCGAGATATATTGTGACCGTCCGCGCGACCAATGGCCCCGGAATGAGGATGGAAGTTACGCGATGGTCAATGCCGTGCTCGATATCGATGCCTTGCTCGCCGAAGCTAACTGA
- a CDS encoding tail fiber domain-containing protein yields MDFFDDAGQVMGIEPSPFNGGFSIRLFAPQPEPPSALVDLGASYTPAGGLAKIPSVSNNSSSLAMSGSTTGDSTIQLATLTAKSGTGTLRLGTQADPDNSGTLIKAEATPTGSRLDVSGPPFVGGFTSTISLITNGTASIGIGTPTPAQALHVVGNICYTGSIGACSDEKFKQNIEPVDHALDLIGDLEGVRYEWKRSEFPEYQFSEGTQLGFVAQEVKQVVPEVVTTQPDGSLTVDYGRLTPLLLEAIKELKKQNEELARRVKVLEQARK; encoded by the coding sequence ATGGATTTCTTTGATGATGCCGGACAGGTTATGGGCATAGAGCCGAGCCCATTCAATGGCGGATTCAGCATCAGACTATTTGCCCCGCAGCCTGAGCCGCCCTCCGCTTTGGTGGACCTTGGGGCATCATATACACCAGCCGGTGGCCTGGCAAAAATCCCCAGTGTCTCAAACAACTCGTCTTCGCTCGCCATGTCCGGCTCAACCACTGGTGACTCAACGATACAACTGGCGACGCTGACAGCAAAAAGTGGAACTGGCACCTTGCGCCTCGGAACTCAGGCAGACCCGGATAACTCAGGTACCCTGATCAAAGCCGAAGCCACACCCACTGGAAGCCGCCTTGATGTTTCCGGTCCACCCTTTGTGGGCGGATTCACCAGCACCATCAGTTTGATAACGAACGGCACTGCCTCTATCGGGATCGGTACGCCGACACCCGCCCAGGCCCTGCATGTCGTGGGCAACATCTGCTACACCGGCTCGATCGGCGCCTGCTCTGACGAAAAGTTCAAGCAGAACATTGAACCGGTCGATCACGCACTGGATCTGATCGGCGATCTCGAAGGCGTACGGTACGAGTGGAAACGCTCTGAATTCCCGGAATACCAGTTCAGCGAGGGAACACAGCTTGGTTTCGTTGCTCAGGAAGTTAAACAGGTCGTTCCGGAAGTTGTGACAACCCAGCCGGACGGCTCTCTCACAGTCGACTATGGCCGCCTGACACCGCTCCTATTGGAAGCCATCAAAGAATTGAAGAAACAGAACGAAGAATTGGCCAGGCGCGTCAAGGTGCTAGAACAAGCCAGGAAATAG
- a CDS encoding DNA adenine methylase, whose protein sequence is MQPTTNHPYMSPLRYPGGKGALAAFVKVLLRQNSLLDGHYVEVFAGGAGVAWPLLLEEYVQHIHINDIDVAIYAFWNSVIDSTDDLCRKIRNTRVSMSEWTRQRQVQNDVKNHSTVELGFSTFFLNRTNRSGIIRGGVIGGKSQSGHWKLDARFNKIDLIHRIERIAKYKNRISLYQADAAKFVSEVLPRLPENTLVYLDPPYYAKGAELYRNFYVHENHEDLAALVQSCIKQPWFVSYDAVPEILKMYGHRRQLLYDLSYSAQDRYSGLEVMFFSDDIAIPQVDHPAKVNHRIDYPFSRGTISIRQRSK, encoded by the coding sequence ATGCAGCCTACGACAAATCATCCCTATATGAGCCCATTGCGCTATCCGGGCGGAAAAGGTGCTCTCGCAGCGTTCGTAAAAGTGCTATTGAGACAAAACTCGCTGCTAGATGGCCACTACGTGGAAGTATTCGCCGGTGGAGCAGGTGTTGCTTGGCCGCTATTACTTGAGGAGTACGTGCAACACATACACATTAACGACATTGATGTTGCAATATATGCGTTTTGGAATTCAGTCATTGATTCTACCGACGATTTGTGCAGAAAGATTCGAAACACACGCGTCAGCATGAGTGAATGGACTCGCCAAAGGCAAGTGCAGAACGACGTAAAGAATCATAGCACAGTAGAACTCGGGTTCAGCACTTTTTTCTTAAATCGAACTAATCGATCCGGGATTATTCGCGGTGGAGTAATCGGAGGAAAGTCGCAATCCGGTCATTGGAAACTTGATGCGCGATTTAACAAAATCGATCTCATTCATCGAATAGAACGTATCGCCAAATACAAGAATCGTATTAGCCTATATCAGGCAGACGCTGCAAAGTTCGTCTCAGAAGTACTTCCGAGATTACCCGAAAACACACTTGTGTACTTAGATCCGCCATACTACGCAAAGGGCGCCGAACTTTACAGGAATTTTTATGTTCATGAAAACCACGAGGACCTTGCTGCGCTGGTCCAGTCCTGCATTAAACAGCCTTGGTTCGTCAGTTATGATGCTGTTCCTGAGATACTTAAAATGTATGGGCATCGAAGGCAGTTACTTTACGATCTAAGCTACAGTGCTCAAGATAGGTACTCTGGTCTTGAGGTAATGTTCTTCAGCGACGACATTGCAATTCCGCAAGTTGATCACCCTGCCAAAGTAAACCATAGGATTGACTACCCCTTTTCGCGTGGCACTATCTCCATTCGTCAAAGGTCCAAGTGA
- a CDS encoding PorV/PorQ family protein, with protein sequence MTLLRTLLLLVMLIATSAYSADDAGVESPFVLGAGARSLGMGGATISLPFDANAIYYNPAGLPRLEYQEIALMHMSLFEGTIYDVATWASPVNGLGGFGVGFMRIGTDDIIRRTDFIEQGTFDYSSWQFLLAYGRNFGKSLSAGMTFKVLNSSIDDLSDYGIGLDAGMQLDLFKHMSLGVMARDIIPPQLTLDSLSEDAPVSLIGGLALNRAPLSGSLALSAAVDLEKIEDRDLLVHTGVELLIAEKYALRGGYDRDDFTFGAGIGYGRLKIDYAYKLMDYIEDSHRFSLSILIGPSVTEQKRRRETEEAERGDLMLQGERDRQFQFFRAKADTFYQRLELDSALSYYQRALAFDERNNEILGTISAIQRVQKIQEQEMRRIQEAQKEQANFSNTYYEQARLFYNKKYYPAALDLINLVLDIEPNNERALELRNDIVGARKAEVAESRATAAQAEKDGHLVVAIEAYNRILELTPDDAEVRAAKQRLVDRLDVTQQLKLGIDLFNGGKLSEARRQFEAVLRVNPQDPVALEYMGKLGAVAPMPPTLEDLQKDKEIWPLYLEGLRHMRNKDYQKAIDAWERVLKVYPNNASTIENIRQAKLRLQSQ encoded by the coding sequence ATGACGTTACTTCGCACGCTACTCCTGTTGGTGATGCTGATAGCGACCTCGGCTTATTCGGCTGATGATGCCGGTGTCGAGTCACCGTTTGTACTTGGTGCGGGTGCGCGTTCGCTCGGTATGGGGGGCGCGACCATTTCATTACCTTTTGATGCTAACGCGATCTACTACAACCCGGCAGGTTTGCCGCGGCTGGAGTATCAGGAGATCGCCCTGATGCATATGAGTTTGTTTGAGGGGACGATCTACGATGTGGCCACGTGGGCCTCGCCCGTCAATGGCCTGGGTGGATTTGGCGTGGGCTTCATGCGGATCGGCACCGACGATATCATTCGGCGAACCGACTTCATAGAACAGGGGACATTCGACTATTCATCCTGGCAGTTCCTGTTGGCCTACGGCCGGAATTTCGGCAAGAGTCTCTCGGCAGGGATGACGTTCAAAGTCCTGAATAGCTCGATCGATGATCTGTCCGACTACGGGATCGGTCTGGATGCAGGGATGCAATTGGATCTGTTCAAACATATGTCGCTCGGAGTGATGGCCCGAGATATTATCCCGCCGCAACTGACTCTCGATTCGTTGTCTGAAGATGCGCCCGTCAGTCTGATCGGCGGTCTGGCGCTGAACCGTGCACCGCTTTCCGGTTCGTTGGCTCTGTCCGCGGCAGTTGACCTGGAGAAGATCGAGGATCGGGATCTGCTGGTTCATACCGGAGTCGAATTGCTGATCGCGGAGAAATACGCCCTTCGCGGCGGGTATGATCGCGATGATTTCACGTTTGGTGCGGGGATCGGGTATGGTCGGCTGAAGATCGACTATGCATACAAGTTGATGGACTATATCGAGGATAGCCACCGCTTTTCGCTTTCCATCCTGATAGGGCCATCCGTCACCGAGCAGAAGCGTCGCCGCGAGACGGAAGAAGCCGAGCGAGGGGATCTGATGTTGCAGGGAGAACGGGATCGTCAGTTCCAGTTCTTCCGGGCCAAAGCGGATACATTCTACCAGCGTCTGGAGCTGGATTCAGCGCTCAGCTATTATCAGCGCGCACTGGCGTTTGATGAACGGAATAACGAGATCCTTGGGACGATCAGCGCCATTCAACGGGTGCAGAAGATCCAGGAACAGGAGATGCGCCGGATCCAGGAAGCCCAAAAGGAACAGGCGAACTTCTCAAACACGTATTATGAACAGGCACGTCTGTTCTACAACAAGAAGTACTATCCTGCGGCGCTTGACCTGATCAATCTGGTATTGGATATCGAGCCGAACAACGAGCGGGCGCTTGAACTGCGCAACGATATTGTCGGTGCGCGCAAGGCAGAGGTAGCGGAGAGTCGGGCGACAGCCGCACAAGCCGAGAAAGACGGCCATTTAGTTGTGGCGATCGAGGCATACAACCGAATTTTGGAACTGACCCCCGATGATGCGGAAGTGCGCGCAGCCAAACAGCGGCTGGTGGACCGCCTGGATGTTACTCAGCAATTGAAACTGGGCATCGACCTGTTTAACGGTGGCAAGCTGAGTGAGGCTCGCCGCCAGTTCGAGGCCGTGCTGCGGGTCAATCCGCAGGATCCGGTGGCGCTGGAGTATATGGGGAAACTGGGAGCGGTTGCGCCGATGCCGCCGACGCTGGAAGATCTGCAGAAAGACAAAGAGATCTGGCCGCTATACCTCGAAGGGTTGAGGCATATGCGGAATAAAGACTATCAGAAAGCTATCGATGCCTGGGAGCGGGTCCTCAAAGTGTATCCGAACAACGCCAGCACGATAGAGAACATTCGCCAGGCCAAACTGAGGCTGCAGTCTCAATAG